CAAATGATGTTCCGTAAACTTCGTTCACTATGGCTTCTATAGGATTTTCGCACTTAGTTATCAGCAAATCTTCAGGAATATCGATCTCAACCTCTCCATCATTTGGTTGATTGATATTTCCATCACCGATATCTAGAATCCACTTAGAAAAAGCTTCAAGTTCTTTAGCTTCACTATCAGTAATTCCTGCCATAAGTCTCATGTTTTTTGTAAGTCTTAGAACCTTGCAACTATTCCACAGATATGATGAATTCAGAGAAGCCAAAACAGTCTCTACTCTACCACCATCTGTTACTACCGGTTGAATCTGTCTAAAGTCTCCTCCAAAAACAACAACTTTACCTCCAAAAGGCTCATTGCATCCCATTATGTCACGCAAGCTTCTGTCTAAAGTTTCGAAACAGTGTCTGCTCATCATGGAAGCTTCATCCCAAATTATGAGCTTAGCTTGTTGTACCAATTCTGCTTGATCTGAACCCTTTGTCATTGTACATATTGTAAAATCGTGTACATTAATTGGTATTCCAAATCTTGAGTGAGCTGTCCGGCCACCTGGCAAAAGCAGTGCAGCAATTCCACTGGATGCCACGTTCAATATTATTTCTCCTAAAGATCGAATTGCAGCACCTAGGATGTTCCAAAAAAATGGTTTTCCCATTCCTCCAAAACCATAAACGAAAAACATACCACCTTTGTCACCATTTACTGCATCTAGTATCTCTTGGTACACAGCTCTTTGCTCATCTGTTATCTTGGCTAATAGCTCTCTGTGTTTTTCTCTTTGCTCATCATGGTTGTAGTTTAGCTCGTCACTGATCAAAGTGTTAACATCAGAATCACACCCATAAGCATCTGGACGCGGCATACCTTTAAAAAATTCCAGTGAGCTTCCATTGATACGCAGGAGCGATTCAATCTCCCACAAAGCTAAGCTCTTAATTTGATCTTCTGATAAAGTCAAATCTGTAAGAAAAATAAAAGATGGAATTCAAAACTTTAGACATAAGCTTGGTGACATCAAGCTAATAGATATATTATTAAAAATAATTTTGGTATTAAATGTGATCTTACGGGGATTCTTCTTCTTTTTTCTCTGGTTCTATAATATATCCTCAGATAGTATTTCCCAAGTAGCATTCCATACATTTTCTGGAGTTGTGACACTCTTTGATAGCAGTATTACAGAAAACAACCTTCATAGATACTTTCCAGAGCTCCAAAGACTTGCTTCTTTAATAGCTTCAATGTATTCTTTATCATCGTCCAGCAAACCCAATGCATAACATGCATCTTTGAATGTCTCGTGGATAAAGCCGTCTACTGTTTTTATCTCTTCAAAGCTTGTTGGACCTTTGACTATATTTAGCAAAACCCTTAAATAATACACTTCACCTAAAGATGGTGGCACATAAGTGATCCTTCCGATTGCAAAACCCCTTCGCCTTGGTTTCCACATTCTGGTTTTTAGATGCCAGACAAAGTACGATGGGAAGTCTGCATAAGTGAGATTTTTTGCTTCTGGATATATCTTATTGGCCTCCATCCAGGCTACAAACTTGGACTTCCCGACAGAAATTCGATTTAGTACTTCTTCAACGGGGTCATCTTCATTGTAAACAACCAGTTGTTGACCTGTGAGATGGAATGATAGTTTTTCTACTGATGTAGTCCGATAGTGAGTAGGAAAAGCAAGAGTTCTCCAAGTATCTTCACATGCGGATATGTATCTGATAAAAAATCAGCCAAACTAAAATTCAGCTAATGAACATTAAGAATCATACGATAAATCTGATTGGTTTTCCATTTTATTTTCAAAAGATAGGAAAGGAATAATATTTTTCAGTCATCACAATACTTGAATCTAATCTGAAATCGTGAACAACCTAACAATAATTTAAATCTGATAGTCAGTCTCACCATTATCAAAATACTACATAATTAATAATATTCTTTCCAAATCGTAAAAGAAAATCCCTGCAGCTATAGTGTTTCTTTATTTCATCAACAAAATCATCATCGTCGTCGTCTCTTCCTACGGATGCATTCACATAGTCTGGTCCCTTAGTAATATACTTGAAAAGGTACTTGATAGATCGTGTTTGGTTGCACCATTCAACGTTAATATGAGCACGGTAACGAAGTGATAGATCCTTATTGTATGGAACAACATATTTATTATCACAATCAAACCCTTTCTTGTGAACCATTCTACCATCTTCCCTCCGTTTGTAAATATGAAATCCAGCATCATCAACTTTAGTGACTGCACTAAAAGGCTTGGGAAAGAATTTAGAACACTTGCCATCAATCATACATACATTGGCTTTATTAGCAGGTCCGCATGGCCCATGTATCATAGAATCTCCTACAACTTCGTACAAGTACGGTTCCAGATCTTTATCAGGAAGTTCTGCACTTATATACTTGTCAATATCTTCACCGGTAGGCATTTTTGAATCTGGATGCAAAAAAAGTACCATATGTGCATGTGGAAGGCCTCTTTTCTGAAATTCAATTGTGTACAAAGCTGAAACAAAATAATAATAAATTAGTTTGTTTTGTTTAGAAAAATATAGAAATATTTATAATTATTAAAAATAGAACAAAGTAAATAAGATATTACCTGAATTAACTTTTCCGAAAGTGCCTTTCTCTCCATTTTTTGTTAGATGGTGTCTTAGACCATCAAGTTTCATTTTGAAAACCCTGCAACATATGTCTGGCCTATCTTCTGATTTTAAGTTGTGTTTCTGAAGATACCTTGTAACTTCTGGCCACTTAGGATTACAAGTAATTGTAATGAAAATATCCGGATAACCATAATATTTGCATGTTGCCATCGCATCAAGATAGTGTTGCATCATATATCTTTTACCTCCAGTGAAAGAAGATGGTATAAAGATTCGTTTACCTTGGTCAGCTAAATTACAATCCCCTTGGTCAGCAGCTTTTTGAATATTGTCGAAGTTTTCAGACCGAAGATTCTTCTGATTAAAAAGCAGATAACGCAGTCTATTTGTCTCAATCATGGTGTAGACATCTACCAAGAATTGTTGAAACAATCGTCCTGCCATCGTTATAGTAGGATATTCTCCCTCCCGTTTTTGTATACGAAAAGCAAAATACTCTCTCATTGTCACAGTTTTCCTTTTTCGACCAGCTGTTGAAATGTCAGTAAAGTTTAACCTTTACAGAGAATTCGAAAAACGAACACGTTGGGATAAAGTACTCATGTATCGGTTCTAATTAAAATTACACAATCAAATGAACACGTTGGAAAAAAAGCCATTGAAGTTATGTCAATAAGGTTCTGTAAATTACGGAGATTT
The DNA window shown above is from Brassica oleracea var. oleracea cultivar TO1000 chromosome C3, BOL, whole genome shotgun sequence and carries:
- the LOC106330933 gene encoding uncharacterized protein LOC106330933 codes for the protein MAGRLFQQFLVDVYTMIETNRLRYLLFNQKNLRSENFDNIQKAADQGDCNLADQGKRIFIPSSFTGDSKMPTGEDIDKYISAELPDKDLEPYLYEVVGDSMIHGPCGPANKANVCMIDGKCSKFFPKPFSAVTKVDDAGFHIYKRREDGRMVHKKGFDCDNKYVVPYNKDLSLRYRAHINVEWCNQTRSIKYLFKYISACEDTWRTLAFPTHYRTTSVEKLSFHLTGQQLVVYNEDDPVEEVLNRISVGKSKFVAWMEANKIYPEAKNLTYADFPSYFVWHLKTRMWKPRRRGFAIGRITYVPPSLGEVYYLRVLLNIVKGPTSFEEIKTVDGFIHETFKDACYALGLLDDDKEYIEAIKEANLTLSEDQIKSLALWEIESLLRINGSSLEFFKGMPRPDAYGCDSDVNTLISDELNYNHDEQREKHRELLAKITDEQRAVYQEILDAVNGDKGGMFFVYGFGGMGKPFFWNILGAAIRSLGEIILNVASSGIAALLLPGGRTAHSRFGIPINVHDFTICTMTKGSDQAELVQQAKLIIWDEASMMSRHCFETLDRSLRDIMGCNEPFGGKVVVFGGDFRQIQPVVTDGGRVETVLASLNSSYLWNSCKVLRLTKNMRLMAGITDSEAKELEAFSKWILDIGDGNINQPNDGEVEIDIPEDLLITKCENPIEAIVNEVYGTSFAEKRDPKLF